Part of the Trueperaceae bacterium genome, CGCCCGGCGCGCCCTCACCCCCGACGGCGACCCGGTCGCGTCCCGGTCCGTGTACGAGCGGACCGGCATCGACACCCGCCGGCTGCGCGCCGACTACCCGGACGCCTACGAGGCGTGCCGCACCGTGTCCACCGTCGACAAGATCACGCCCGCCAGGGCGAAGAAGGAGCACCAGTGACCGAGACCGTTTCACAGGCCGTCGAGCAGAAGAACAACGGGCCGATGGCGATCGTCACCCAGTCCACGACGTGGCTGGGCGGGCTGCTGCCCTCCCACGTCGACCCCAACTCGTTCGTGTCGCTGGCCAAGGCACATCTGCGCAAGGACCCGAAGGTGCTGGCGGCGGCGACCCGCAACCCGTCCGGGTACATGATGTGCCTCACCGAGTGCGCCCGCCTCGGCCTCGTCCCCGGGGACACGTTCCACATCCTGCCGTTCGAGAACAAGCGCAAGGGCGTCGTCGAGTTCACCGGGATCGTCGACTACACCGGCGAGATCGAGCTGATCTACCGTGCCGGCGCCGTCTCGTCGGTAAAGGCCGAGATCGTCTACTCGGGCGACCGGTTCCAGTTCACGCCGGACATGGACCGGCCGCACCACGAGCCGGACTGGTTCGGCGACCGTGGCGAGATGATCGGCGTCTACGCCTACGCCGTCATGAAGGACGGCTCCACCTCCCGTGTCGTGGTGATGTCCCGCGCCGAGGTCGAGAAGGTCAAGGCCAGCTCGAAGTCGGCCGGGCATTCCGACTCGCCGTGGGAGCGGTGGCCCGACCGAATGTGGCTGAAGACCGCGATTCACCAGCTCACCAAGTGGGTCCCCACGAG contains:
- a CDS encoding recombinase RecT codes for the protein MTETVSQAVEQKNNGPMAIVTQSTTWLGGLLPSHVDPNSFVSLAKAHLRKDPKVLAAATRNPSGYMMCLTECARLGLVPGDTFHILPFENKRKGVVEFTGIVDYTGEIELIYRAGAVSSVKAEIVYSGDRFQFTPDMDRPHHEPDWFGDRGEMIGVYAYAVMKDGSTSRVVVMSRAEVEKVKASSKSAGHSDSPWERWPDRMWLKTAIHQLTKWVPTSAEYRREQLRAVVEADNLRQGHQDHAQQPVSRAHRPRQIDDITDAEVIDPDAEAAAQAAEEAAREGGA